From a single Candidatus Omnitrophota bacterium genomic region:
- a CDS encoding PstS family phosphate ABC transporter substrate-binding protein: MSRLKTTLAMAALLFLAPGLCLRAEDMAQIKGSDTLINMVQKLAEVYMDKKPGTGIAVTGGGSGTGIAALINKNCDIANASRQIKASEVEQANKKGVDPKRIVVAIDALSIIVSARNPVDGLTVDQIGKIYRGEIKNWSEVGGNDLPVALYGRQSNSGTYDFMKENVMFGEYSPNLKSMNGNAQIAEALKQDASGIGYVGVGYAREATGIKVLKVATKVGATYYDPFNMADVKSGRYPITRPLNQYINNTPKGLTKSFLEFELSAEGQAIVEKEGFFAIPDEYQTYNDQTLGRSGRIRESPMRPKDLETNLGAG, from the coding sequence ATGAGTAGACTTAAAACAACATTAGCGATGGCGGCGCTTCTATTTTTAGCGCCGGGTTTGTGTCTCAGGGCTGAAGATATGGCGCAGATAAAGGGCTCCGACACCCTTATCAATATGGTGCAGAAACTGGCCGAAGTATATATGGATAAGAAACCCGGCACAGGTATCGCGGTTACAGGAGGAGGGTCCGGCACAGGCATAGCCGCCCTTATAAACAAAAACTGCGATATCGCGAACGCGTCCCGCCAGATAAAGGCCAGCGAGGTGGAGCAGGCAAACAAAAAAGGCGTCGATCCTAAGAGGATAGTCGTAGCTATAGACGCCCTCAGCATAATAGTAAGCGCCCGGAACCCCGTCGATGGGCTTACGGTAGATCAGATTGGAAAGATATACAGGGGAGAGATCAAAAACTGGAGCGAGGTGGGAGGGAATGACCTTCCTGTCGCTCTCTACGGCAGGCAATCGAATTCCGGAACATATGACTTCATGAAAGAAAACGTCATGTTCGGGGAGTACTCGCCAAATCTGAAGAGCATGAACGGCAACGCGCAGATAGCCGAGGCCTTAAAACAGGACGCTTCAGGTATAGGATATGTCGGCGTAGGCTACGCCAGAGAAGCAACGGGCATAAAAGTATTAAAGGTAGCGACCAAGGTCGGCGCTACTTATTACGATCCGTTCAATATGGCTGACGTCAAGAGCGGACGGTACCCGATAACCAGGCCGTTGAACCAGTATATCAATAATACCCCCAAGGGATTGACTAAAAGTTTTCTCGAGTTTGAATTGAGCGCCGAAGGCCAGGCGATAGTCGAGAAAGAAGGCTTTTTTGCCATACCGGACGAATACCAGACGTATAACGACCAGACATTGGGCAGGTCGGGACGAATAAGGGAAAGCCCGATGAGGCCGAAAGATTTAGAGACGAATCTGGGAGCCGGATAA
- a CDS encoding putative porin: MKRILLAAVLGGLFLLMCETRSQAGEVDILVQKLVDKNVLSPAEAQIILDETKLQVSKDLAQAKSLSVPEWTQRIKWGGDIRFRTQADWGKPSTTSSSSSTIKHQRIRERVRGRFYMEGKINDFMYGGVRFAGGATSARSTNDTLDGYFTKDYVMFDQYYIRAEAPSEIVRDYGEYFSDAKLWLGRFVNPYENSELVWDSDINLNGIAFQYVSPDLKSGILPDINLYSNIGFHWLDEAASMSADPLLFGYQVGGKTAPFGPLDTKVNLALTMWDFTHLKNKAPTGSAGTNSRWWNGAGLDNPTNTDRFNYYLFDILLKVDNAKIMDIAFPHGFYADFVHNMGCSDQNNGFLLGTYIGKKKLKAPGDWKFRTEWRYIERDAVTDFTPDSDFYGFGTYTAAGTSANTNGLPSEGGTNGKGINLAFEYQLFKNTGLNIEYYWMKPIKSWDKLDPWHELQIDLVTKF, from the coding sequence ATGAAAAGGATATTATTAGCGGCTGTTTTAGGGGGCCTGTTCCTGTTAATGTGCGAGACGCGCTCTCAGGCAGGCGAAGTCGACATTTTGGTGCAAAAGCTGGTAGATAAGAATGTCCTGTCACCCGCCGAAGCGCAGATCATCCTGGATGAAACGAAGCTGCAGGTATCGAAAGACCTGGCCCAGGCGAAGTCTCTTTCTGTGCCTGAATGGACCCAGAGGATAAAGTGGGGCGGAGATATTAGATTCAGGACGCAAGCGGACTGGGGGAAGCCAAGCACCACTTCCAGCAGCAGCTCGACTATTAAGCATCAGCGGATCAGGGAGAGGGTGCGCGGCCGGTTCTACATGGAGGGGAAGATAAATGACTTCATGTACGGCGGGGTGAGGTTCGCGGGCGGAGCGACGAGCGCCAGGTCCACGAACGACACTCTCGACGGCTACTTCACTAAAGATTATGTAATGTTCGACCAGTACTATATCAGGGCCGAGGCGCCCAGCGAGATCGTCAGGGATTACGGAGAGTATTTCAGCGACGCCAAGCTCTGGCTGGGAAGGTTTGTCAATCCATATGAAAACTCCGAGCTCGTATGGGACTCGGACATAAATTTGAACGGTATAGCGTTCCAGTATGTATCCCCGGACCTGAAGAGCGGCATACTGCCCGACATAAATCTCTACTCCAATATTGGATTTCACTGGTTAGATGAGGCCGCCAGCATGAGCGCGGATCCTCTCTTATTCGGATACCAGGTCGGAGGGAAGACGGCGCCGTTCGGACCGCTCGATACAAAAGTGAACCTGGCCCTCACCATGTGGGATTTCACGCACCTTAAAAACAAGGCCCCTACCGGATCAGCCGGCACAAACTCGCGCTGGTGGAACGGCGCCGGACTTGACAATCCGACGAATACAGACAGGTTCAACTATTACCTGTTCGATATCCTGCTCAAAGTGGACAACGCGAAGATTATGGATATCGCGTTCCCGCACGGTTTCTACGCCGATTTCGTGCACAATATGGGATGTTCCGATCAGAACAACGGGTTCTTATTGGGAACTTACATAGGCAAAAAGAAGCTGAAGGCCCCTGGAGATTGGAAGTTCAGGACGGAATGGCGTTACATAGAGCGCGACGCTGTTACCGACTTTACCCCGGATTCGGACTTCTACGGATTCGGCACCTATACCGCGGCCGGAACAAGCGCTAACACAAACGGCTTACCGTCCGAAGGCGGCACGAACGGTAAAGGTATTAATCTGGCATTCGAATACCAGTTATTCAAGAATACCGGCTTAAACATCGAATATTACTGGATGAAGCCGATCAAGTCATGGGACAAGCTTGACCCGTGGCATGAGCTTCAGATCGACCTTGTAACCAAGTTCTAG
- a CDS encoding response regulator, translated as MQKKKKILIVDDEKQLVSLVGLHMNMSGYEVLSANDGEKALAIARGETPDLIILDLMLPKIDGWEVCKLLWSDKDEIEFGNIDVHIRHLREKLEIDPENPQIIKTIKGAGYLVEGMAYV; from the coding sequence ATGCAGAAAAAAAAGAAAATACTGATCGTTGACGATGAAAAGCAACTGGTGTCACTGGTAGGCCTGCACATGAATATGTCCGGCTACGAAGTCTTGTCCGCCAATGACGGCGAAAAAGCGTTGGCCATAGCAAGGGGAGAGACCCCGGATCTTATAATCCTCGATCTAATGCTCCCCAAAATAGACGGCTGGGAAGTTTGTAAACTCTTATGGAGCGATAAAGATGAAATTGAATTCGGCAATATAGACGTCCATATAAGGCACCTAAGGGAGAAACTCGAAATTGACCCGGAAAATCCGCAGATCATAAAAACGATCAAAGGCGCGGGCTACCTGGTAGAAGGAATGGCGTATGTTTAA